The nucleotide sequence GGCGAGTTCGCGCGCGGCCTTCAGCACCGCGTCCTGGTCCTCGTAGACGTCGTTGACCAGGCCGATCTTCTCGGCGCGGGCGGCGTCGACGTCCTTGCCGGTGAGGGCGAGCTCCCGCAGGTGCCCCTCACCGATGATCGAGGCGAGCCGCTGCAGGCTGCCGAGGTCGGCGACGATGGCCACGCGCACCTCGCGGACGCTGAACTTGGCGTCGGCGCTGGCCAGCCGGACGTCGGCGGCCGCGACGACGTCGACCCCGCCGCCGATGCACCAGCCCGAGACGGCCGCGACGACCGGTTTGCGGCATTCCGCGATCGAGCCGACCGCCGCCTGCAGCGACCGGACCTGGTCGAGGAACGCCGTGCGCGGGCCGGCCAGGCTGTCCCCGCCCAGCATCGGCGCCCAGTCGCCCATCATCGCCGGCAGGTCGAGACCGTAGGAGAAGTGCTTGCCGCTGCCGGTGAGCACCACGGCCCTGACCTGCGGGTCGGCGTCCAGCGCGCGGAACACCAGGGGCAGCTCGCGCCAGAAGTCCGGGCCCATCGCGTTGCCCTTCGACGGGCCGAGAAGCGTCACTTCGGCCACGTGGCCGTCGACGTCGACCTTCAAGGAGACCAGGTCGGGCAGACTGTCAGCAGTAGCGGTCATGGGGTCATCTTGACCCATGGCCGTGACGACCCGCCATTGGCACCTTGCCAATTGCCGCCCGCGTCACCGTGCCGGGGCGGGCACGGGATGCTTTCCTGAAAGAACGACGCCACGATCAGGGGAGGACGGTGGGACATGAGCCCGGCCAGTAGCGCGACCGTGATCGAACCGGACCCGCCGTCGGCGCCCGCGCGGCGCTCGTCCCGCCCGATCGAGCTGACCGGCTCGTTCGACCACGAGGGACACCGGCTCTGGTACACCGAGTTCGGCAGCGGCGACAAGGTCGTCGTCCTCACCCACGGCATCATGCTGACCCGCCGGATGCACGCCCCGCTGGCCCGCCGGCTGGCCCGCGCGGGCTTCCGGGTGATCACCCTCGACCTGCTCGGCCACGGCGACTCCGACCGGCCGACCGAGTCGTGGCTGTACTCGATGCCCTCCTTCGCCGAGCAGACCCTCGCCCTGCTGGACCACCTCGAGGTGTCCTCCGCCGTGATCGGCGGGACGTCACTGGGGGCGAACGTCTCGCTGGAAGTGGCGGTGCAGGCCCCTTCGCGGGCGCGCGGGCTGATCGTCGAGATGCCGGTGCTGGACAACGCGATCGTCGCCGGCCTGTTCACGTTCGCGCCGCTGCTGATGGCGGCCCGGTTCCTGCCGTTCACGGTGCAGGCGGTGGCGCTGGCGGCCTCGGCGGTCCCGCACGGCAACCAGTGGGTCGACGTCGTCACCGACACGCTCTCGCAGCGCCCGGCCTCGATGGCGGCCCTGCTGCACGGGGTGCTGTTCGGCCGGATCGCGCCGCCGAAGTCGGTCCGCCGCAAGATCACGACGCGCGCACTGGTGATCGGCCACCAGGGCGACCCGATCCACCCGTTCGGTGACGCGGACACCCTGGCGGTCGACATGCCGGACGCGGAGTTCGTCCAGGCCCGCAGCCCGGTCGAGCTGCGGCTCGACCCGACCCGGCTCTCGGACGCGATCCGGGATTTCGCCGCGAGCTGCTACGAGGACTGAGTTGCCGCTGGTGTGGGTGACCGGCAACTCCGGGGCCGGCAAGTCGGCGGTTTGCGCGCTGCTGAAAGCCCGGGGCGCGCCCGCGGTCGACGCGGACGGACGACGACTCGCTCCGCCACCGGCTCCTGACCCGCACCACGAACAGCTTCGGCAACCACCCGGAGGAGCCGGCGGCGGCCCTCGACGAAAACGCCGGCGCCTCGGCGCGACGATCATCGACGGCACCAGACCGCCGGCCGAAGTCGCCGAAGCCGTCCTCACCGCTGCCGGCCGACTGCGCTCGGCATGGTCAGACCCGTAACTCGCGTGATCGAAGGCGCAACTCGCGTGATTGGAGGGGCATCAAGCGTGACTGGGCGGGCATCATGCGTGATGAAGGGCTCGCGGTGATGCCCCGCTGATCACGCGTGATGCCCGCCGGCGCACGCGAGATTCCCCTCAGGACACCGGGGCGAGGCCGGCCACCGGGCCGATCACGATCACCGCGGGCGGGCGGACTCCGGACGCCGCCGCGTCGGTGACCACCGTGTCCAAAGTGGACCGGAGACTGCGCTGGGTGCGCATCGTGCCGTCCTCGATGATCGCCACCGGGGTGTCGGCCGGGCGGCCGCCGTCCAGGAGGGCCTTTGCGAACTGCGGGAGCCGCTCTACCCCCATCATCAGCACGATCGTGCCCTTCATCCGGGCCAGCAGCTCCCAGTCCACCAACGACCGGTCGTCGTCCGGGGCGACGTGGCCGGAGACCACCACCACCTCGTGGGCCACGCCGCGGTGGGTGACCGGGACGTCCGCCACCGCCGGGACCGCGAACGCGCTCGTGATGCCCGGGACCATCGTCACCGGGACGCCCGCCTCGGCGCAGGCGAGCACCTCCTCGAAGCCGCGGCCGAACAGGTAGGGGTCGCCGCCCTTGAGGCGGACGACGAACTTGCCCTCCTTGGCGCGCTCGATCAGCGTGCTGTTGATGACGTCCTGGCTGGCCGCGCGGCCGTACGGGATCTTCGCCGCGTCGACGATCTCCACCTCGGGCGCGAGCTCGTCGAGC is from Amycolatopsis mediterranei and encodes:
- a CDS encoding crotonase/enoyl-CoA hydratase family protein; translation: MTATADSLPDLVSLKVDVDGHVAEVTLLGPSKGNAMGPDFWRELPLVFRALDADPQVRAVVLTGSGKHFSYGLDLPAMMGDWAPMLGGDSLAGPRTAFLDQVRSLQAAVGSIAECRKPVVAAVSGWCIGGGVDVVAAADVRLASADAKFSVREVRVAIVADLGSLQRLASIIGEGHLRELALTGKDVDAARAEKIGLVNDVYEDQDAVLKAARELAGEIAANPPLVVQGTKQVLAANTERQVADGLRYVAAWNSAFLPSKDLGEAVQAFMERRAPEFKGE
- a CDS encoding alpha/beta fold hydrolase — encoded protein: MSPASSATVIEPDPPSAPARRSSRPIELTGSFDHEGHRLWYTEFGSGDKVVVLTHGIMLTRRMHAPLARRLARAGFRVITLDLLGHGDSDRPTESWLYSMPSFAEQTLALLDHLEVSSAVIGGTSLGANVSLEVAVQAPSRARGLIVEMPVLDNAIVAGLFTFAPLLMAARFLPFTVQAVALAASAVPHGNQWVDVVTDTLSQRPASMAALLHGVLFGRIAPPKSVRRKITTRALVIGHQGDPIHPFGDADTLAVDMPDAEFVQARSPVELRLDPTRLSDAIRDFAASCYED